In Plodia interpunctella isolate USDA-ARS_2022_Savannah chromosome 1, ilPloInte3.2, whole genome shotgun sequence, one DNA window encodes the following:
- the LOC128678063 gene encoding sodium/hydrogen exchanger 9B2-like isoform X3, which produces MTAIKEYPFDLSDLQNQTNENKEEKNSTLVPTQTSLEADAPTALPQNIAKAQTPDGKRKVSIMADEGSKDRENITTDRNGRVTSTAEGPSRRKSNLHNAMAAEMDSSWDRPAHIEGRYKKYSTTSSIYSKKALSQQSEHVERSWWYACCQKCHQEESGIPSWEPPHWQKLCPYPLCPSYRTFAQTLSVLLIGLLAWLTVWIIMGDTAAPGGQLFMLTVLTICAYLGGWLLTKLTTLPSLIGMLVVGILMKNIGFVDFDPSYQKVCSYIRKIALTIILTRAGMDLDPTAMKKVFFTVIKLALIPWLFECILSAIMGNLLLGLPWDWAFLLGSIIAAVSPAVIVPCLFRLREKGYGVSKGIPTLVLAVSGIDDAASVAVFGIVSGVMFSASSMTLNIVKGPLSILGGIVFGFLCGYLVKYIPERNDAFLVPLRVLLLLAGGVVSVLGSEEVGWGGAGPLAVIAFAFMAGKNWSEQGWEIDDNPVATAFEIFWMFFEPMLFAVTGAQVVIAELPLQLVLVGSGILVVCAILRAILTSVCAVRSNLNTKEKIFVGLAWMAKATVQAALGPVAVDEVGKMLNVTDEKRAELMNYAEIVVTVCIMSIVITAPIGAIIITLTGPRLLSKTSKPPVLEGWRRSHRPSIRDISIIDEEELAERDAEADEPAAPPDSPDPASPAAAYSTPKPITVQPNHRT; this is translated from the exons ATGACGGCGATAAAGGAATATCCCTTCGACCTAAGTGATCTACAGAATCAGACTAACGAAAATAAAGAAGAGAAAAACTCGACACTTGTGCCTACACAGACGTCGTTAGAGGCAGATGCTCCCACCGCGCTACCCCAGAACATCGCCAAAGCCCAGACCCCGGACGGGAAGAGAAAAGTCTCCATAATGGCCGATGAAGGCAGTAAAGACAGAGAAAATATTACAACAGAcag GAATGGACGGGTTACAAGTACAGCAGAAGGGCCTTCGCGCCGCAAGAGCAATCTACACAATGCAATGGCGGCAGAAATGGACTCATCATGGg ACCGACCGGCGCATATAGAAGGCAGATATAAGAAGTATTCAACAACATCCTCAATTTATTCCAAGAAAGCTCTGTCACAGCAAAGTGAGCACGTCGAAag gTCCTGGTGGTACGCTTGTTGTCAAAAGTGTCATCAAGAAGAATCCGGAATTCCTTCTTGGGAACCACCTCATTGGCAGAAGTTATGCCCTTACCCACTATGCCCGTCATACAGGACTTTCGCCCAAACCCTATCAGTATTACTAatcg GTTTGCTTGCATGGCTGACTGTATGGATCATCATGGGAGACACCGCAGCCCCTGGCGGCCAGTTGTTCATGCTCACAGTGCTAACAATCTGCGCGTACTTAGGAGGATGGTTGTTGACCAAACTCACGACACTGCCATCTCTCATAGGCATGCTCGTAGTCggaattttaatgaaaaatattggcTTTGTTGACTTTGATCCATCCTACCAAAAAGTCTGTTCATATATAAG aaaaatagctttgacaattattttaacCAGAGCTGGGATGGATTTGGATCCTACGGCTAtgaaaaaagttttctttACTGTGATTAAGCTGGCTTTGATTCCATGGTTGTTCGAATGTATTTTGAGTGCTATAATGGGCAATCTGCTGCTTGGTTTACCATGGGATTGGG CATTTTTACTGGGCTCCATAATCGCAGCCGTGTCTCCTGCTGTCATCGTCCCCTGCTTATTCCGGCTACGTGAGAAGGGCTATGGCGTCTCGAAGGGTATTCCCACCTTGGTGCTAGCTGTTTCGGGTATTGACGATGCTGCCAGTGTTGCTGTGTTTGGAATCGTGTCAGGTGTTATGTTTTCCGCTTCATCGATGACCCTGAATATTGTGAAG GGACCTCTGAGTATTCTGGGCGGGATAGTATTTGGCTTCCTGTGCGGATATCTAGTAAAGTATATACCGGAGAGGAATGACGCGTTCTTGGTGCCGTTGCGGGTGCTGTTGCTGTTGGCCGGCGGCGTGGTGTCGGTGCTGGGCTCCGAGGAGGTCGGCTGGGGAGGCGCTG GGCCACTTGCAGTGATTGCCTTCGCCTTTATGGCTGGTAAGAACTGGAGTGAACAGGGATGGGAAATAGACGACAATCCGGTCGCCACTGCCTTCGAAATATTCTGGATGTTCTTTGAGCCTATGCTGTTTGCTGTGACCGGTGCCCAGGTCGTG ATAGCCGAGCTACCATTACAGCTGGTATTAGTGGGCAGTGGGATTCTGGTAGTGTGTGCGATACTGCGTGCCATCCTCACTAGCGTGTGTGCGGTGCGCAGCAACTTGAACACCAAGGAAAAGATCTTCGTGGGACTGGCGTGGATGGCCAAAGCAACTGTACAG GCTGCCTTAGGTCCTGTAGCTGTCGACGAAGTGGGTAAGATGTTGAATGTGACCGACGAGAAGCGGGCTGAGCTAATGAACTACGCCGAGATCGTGGTCACAGTATGCATCATGTCCATTGTAATCACCGCACCCATCGGAGCCATTATCATTACGCTCACTGGACCCCGATTGCTGTCCAAGACGTCCAAACCACCTGTACTCGAag GTTGGCGGCGGTCCCACCGGCCTTCCATCCGAGACATCTCCATCATCGACGAGGAAGAGCTGGCGGAGCGCGACGCAGAGGCGGACGAGCCAGCCGCGCCGCCCGATAGCCCAGACCCGGCGTCGCCCGCCGCTGCCTACAGCACGCCCAAACCCATCACCGTCCAACCCAACCACCGCACGTGA
- the LOC128678063 gene encoding sodium/hydrogen exchanger 9B2-like isoform X2 gives MVRKTSARMTAIKEYPFDLSDLQNQTNENKEEKNSTLVPTQTSLEADAPTALPQNIAKAQTPDGKRKVSIMADEGSKDRENITTDRNGRVTSTAEGPSRRKSNLHNAMAAEMDSSWDRPAHIEGRYKKYSTTSSIYSKKALSQQSEHVERSWWYACCQKCHQEESGIPSWEPPHWQKLCPYPLCPSYRTFAQTLSVLLIGLLAWLTVWIIMGDTAAPGGQLFMLTVLTICAYLGGWLLTKLTTLPSLIGMLVVGILMKNIGFVDFDPSYQKVCSYIRKIALTIILTRAGMDLDPTAMKKVFFTVIKLALIPWLFECILSAIMGNLLLGLPWDWAFLLGSIIAAVSPAVIVPCLFRLREKGYGVSKGIPTLVLAVSGIDDAASVAVFGIVSGVMFSASSMTLNIVKGPLSILGGIVFGFLCGYLVKYIPERNDAFLVPLRVLLLLAGGVVSVLGSEEVGWGGAGPLAVIAFAFMAGKNWSEQGWEIDDNPVATAFEIFWMFFEPMLFAVTGAQVVIAELPLQLVLVGSGILVVCAILRAILTSVCAVRSNLNTKEKIFVGLAWMAKATVQAALGPVAVDEVGKMLNVTDEKRAELMNYAEIVVTVCIMSIVITAPIGAIIITLTGPRLLSKTSKPPVLEGWRRSHRPSIRDISIIDEEELAERDAEADEPAAPPDSPDPASPAAAYSTPKPITVQPNHRT, from the exons GTTCGCAAAACAAGCGCCAGAATGACGGCGATAAAGGAATATCCCTTCGACCTAAGTGATCTACAGAATCAGACTAACGAAAATAAAGAAGAGAAAAACTCGACACTTGTGCCTACACAGACGTCGTTAGAGGCAGATGCTCCCACCGCGCTACCCCAGAACATCGCCAAAGCCCAGACCCCGGACGGGAAGAGAAAAGTCTCCATAATGGCCGATGAAGGCAGTAAAGACAGAGAAAATATTACAACAGAcag GAATGGACGGGTTACAAGTACAGCAGAAGGGCCTTCGCGCCGCAAGAGCAATCTACACAATGCAATGGCGGCAGAAATGGACTCATCATGGg ACCGACCGGCGCATATAGAAGGCAGATATAAGAAGTATTCAACAACATCCTCAATTTATTCCAAGAAAGCTCTGTCACAGCAAAGTGAGCACGTCGAAag gTCCTGGTGGTACGCTTGTTGTCAAAAGTGTCATCAAGAAGAATCCGGAATTCCTTCTTGGGAACCACCTCATTGGCAGAAGTTATGCCCTTACCCACTATGCCCGTCATACAGGACTTTCGCCCAAACCCTATCAGTATTACTAatcg GTTTGCTTGCATGGCTGACTGTATGGATCATCATGGGAGACACCGCAGCCCCTGGCGGCCAGTTGTTCATGCTCACAGTGCTAACAATCTGCGCGTACTTAGGAGGATGGTTGTTGACCAAACTCACGACACTGCCATCTCTCATAGGCATGCTCGTAGTCggaattttaatgaaaaatattggcTTTGTTGACTTTGATCCATCCTACCAAAAAGTCTGTTCATATATAAG aaaaatagctttgacaattattttaacCAGAGCTGGGATGGATTTGGATCCTACGGCTAtgaaaaaagttttctttACTGTGATTAAGCTGGCTTTGATTCCATGGTTGTTCGAATGTATTTTGAGTGCTATAATGGGCAATCTGCTGCTTGGTTTACCATGGGATTGGG CATTTTTACTGGGCTCCATAATCGCAGCCGTGTCTCCTGCTGTCATCGTCCCCTGCTTATTCCGGCTACGTGAGAAGGGCTATGGCGTCTCGAAGGGTATTCCCACCTTGGTGCTAGCTGTTTCGGGTATTGACGATGCTGCCAGTGTTGCTGTGTTTGGAATCGTGTCAGGTGTTATGTTTTCCGCTTCATCGATGACCCTGAATATTGTGAAG GGACCTCTGAGTATTCTGGGCGGGATAGTATTTGGCTTCCTGTGCGGATATCTAGTAAAGTATATACCGGAGAGGAATGACGCGTTCTTGGTGCCGTTGCGGGTGCTGTTGCTGTTGGCCGGCGGCGTGGTGTCGGTGCTGGGCTCCGAGGAGGTCGGCTGGGGAGGCGCTG GGCCACTTGCAGTGATTGCCTTCGCCTTTATGGCTGGTAAGAACTGGAGTGAACAGGGATGGGAAATAGACGACAATCCGGTCGCCACTGCCTTCGAAATATTCTGGATGTTCTTTGAGCCTATGCTGTTTGCTGTGACCGGTGCCCAGGTCGTG ATAGCCGAGCTACCATTACAGCTGGTATTAGTGGGCAGTGGGATTCTGGTAGTGTGTGCGATACTGCGTGCCATCCTCACTAGCGTGTGTGCGGTGCGCAGCAACTTGAACACCAAGGAAAAGATCTTCGTGGGACTGGCGTGGATGGCCAAAGCAACTGTACAG GCTGCCTTAGGTCCTGTAGCTGTCGACGAAGTGGGTAAGATGTTGAATGTGACCGACGAGAAGCGGGCTGAGCTAATGAACTACGCCGAGATCGTGGTCACAGTATGCATCATGTCCATTGTAATCACCGCACCCATCGGAGCCATTATCATTACGCTCACTGGACCCCGATTGCTGTCCAAGACGTCCAAACCACCTGTACTCGAag GTTGGCGGCGGTCCCACCGGCCTTCCATCCGAGACATCTCCATCATCGACGAGGAAGAGCTGGCGGAGCGCGACGCAGAGGCGGACGAGCCAGCCGCGCCGCCCGATAGCCCAGACCCGGCGTCGCCCGCCGCTGCCTACAGCACGCCCAAACCCATCACCGTCCAACCCAACCACCGCACGTGA
- the LOC128678063 gene encoding sodium/hydrogen exchanger 9B2-like isoform X1, whose product MKSRDRRAKPKHEKKSGKQETKGGIVTASGQGRVRAKRSGAEAVKLHIQSSGSTGRTSRSATAVRKTSARMTAIKEYPFDLSDLQNQTNENKEEKNSTLVPTQTSLEADAPTALPQNIAKAQTPDGKRKVSIMADEGSKDRENITTDRNGRVTSTAEGPSRRKSNLHNAMAAEMDSSWDRPAHIEGRYKKYSTTSSIYSKKALSQQSEHVERSWWYACCQKCHQEESGIPSWEPPHWQKLCPYPLCPSYRTFAQTLSVLLIGLLAWLTVWIIMGDTAAPGGQLFMLTVLTICAYLGGWLLTKLTTLPSLIGMLVVGILMKNIGFVDFDPSYQKVCSYIRKIALTIILTRAGMDLDPTAMKKVFFTVIKLALIPWLFECILSAIMGNLLLGLPWDWAFLLGSIIAAVSPAVIVPCLFRLREKGYGVSKGIPTLVLAVSGIDDAASVAVFGIVSGVMFSASSMTLNIVKGPLSILGGIVFGFLCGYLVKYIPERNDAFLVPLRVLLLLAGGVVSVLGSEEVGWGGAGPLAVIAFAFMAGKNWSEQGWEIDDNPVATAFEIFWMFFEPMLFAVTGAQVVIAELPLQLVLVGSGILVVCAILRAILTSVCAVRSNLNTKEKIFVGLAWMAKATVQAALGPVAVDEVGKMLNVTDEKRAELMNYAEIVVTVCIMSIVITAPIGAIIITLTGPRLLSKTSKPPVLEGWRRSHRPSIRDISIIDEEELAERDAEADEPAAPPDSPDPASPAAAYSTPKPITVQPNHRT is encoded by the exons GTTCGCAAAACAAGCGCCAGAATGACGGCGATAAAGGAATATCCCTTCGACCTAAGTGATCTACAGAATCAGACTAACGAAAATAAAGAAGAGAAAAACTCGACACTTGTGCCTACACAGACGTCGTTAGAGGCAGATGCTCCCACCGCGCTACCCCAGAACATCGCCAAAGCCCAGACCCCGGACGGGAAGAGAAAAGTCTCCATAATGGCCGATGAAGGCAGTAAAGACAGAGAAAATATTACAACAGAcag GAATGGACGGGTTACAAGTACAGCAGAAGGGCCTTCGCGCCGCAAGAGCAATCTACACAATGCAATGGCGGCAGAAATGGACTCATCATGGg ACCGACCGGCGCATATAGAAGGCAGATATAAGAAGTATTCAACAACATCCTCAATTTATTCCAAGAAAGCTCTGTCACAGCAAAGTGAGCACGTCGAAag gTCCTGGTGGTACGCTTGTTGTCAAAAGTGTCATCAAGAAGAATCCGGAATTCCTTCTTGGGAACCACCTCATTGGCAGAAGTTATGCCCTTACCCACTATGCCCGTCATACAGGACTTTCGCCCAAACCCTATCAGTATTACTAatcg GTTTGCTTGCATGGCTGACTGTATGGATCATCATGGGAGACACCGCAGCCCCTGGCGGCCAGTTGTTCATGCTCACAGTGCTAACAATCTGCGCGTACTTAGGAGGATGGTTGTTGACCAAACTCACGACACTGCCATCTCTCATAGGCATGCTCGTAGTCggaattttaatgaaaaatattggcTTTGTTGACTTTGATCCATCCTACCAAAAAGTCTGTTCATATATAAG aaaaatagctttgacaattattttaacCAGAGCTGGGATGGATTTGGATCCTACGGCTAtgaaaaaagttttctttACTGTGATTAAGCTGGCTTTGATTCCATGGTTGTTCGAATGTATTTTGAGTGCTATAATGGGCAATCTGCTGCTTGGTTTACCATGGGATTGGG CATTTTTACTGGGCTCCATAATCGCAGCCGTGTCTCCTGCTGTCATCGTCCCCTGCTTATTCCGGCTACGTGAGAAGGGCTATGGCGTCTCGAAGGGTATTCCCACCTTGGTGCTAGCTGTTTCGGGTATTGACGATGCTGCCAGTGTTGCTGTGTTTGGAATCGTGTCAGGTGTTATGTTTTCCGCTTCATCGATGACCCTGAATATTGTGAAG GGACCTCTGAGTATTCTGGGCGGGATAGTATTTGGCTTCCTGTGCGGATATCTAGTAAAGTATATACCGGAGAGGAATGACGCGTTCTTGGTGCCGTTGCGGGTGCTGTTGCTGTTGGCCGGCGGCGTGGTGTCGGTGCTGGGCTCCGAGGAGGTCGGCTGGGGAGGCGCTG GGCCACTTGCAGTGATTGCCTTCGCCTTTATGGCTGGTAAGAACTGGAGTGAACAGGGATGGGAAATAGACGACAATCCGGTCGCCACTGCCTTCGAAATATTCTGGATGTTCTTTGAGCCTATGCTGTTTGCTGTGACCGGTGCCCAGGTCGTG ATAGCCGAGCTACCATTACAGCTGGTATTAGTGGGCAGTGGGATTCTGGTAGTGTGTGCGATACTGCGTGCCATCCTCACTAGCGTGTGTGCGGTGCGCAGCAACTTGAACACCAAGGAAAAGATCTTCGTGGGACTGGCGTGGATGGCCAAAGCAACTGTACAG GCTGCCTTAGGTCCTGTAGCTGTCGACGAAGTGGGTAAGATGTTGAATGTGACCGACGAGAAGCGGGCTGAGCTAATGAACTACGCCGAGATCGTGGTCACAGTATGCATCATGTCCATTGTAATCACCGCACCCATCGGAGCCATTATCATTACGCTCACTGGACCCCGATTGCTGTCCAAGACGTCCAAACCACCTGTACTCGAag GTTGGCGGCGGTCCCACCGGCCTTCCATCCGAGACATCTCCATCATCGACGAGGAAGAGCTGGCGGAGCGCGACGCAGAGGCGGACGAGCCAGCCGCGCCGCCCGATAGCCCAGACCCGGCGTCGCCCGCCGCTGCCTACAGCACGCCCAAACCCATCACCGTCCAACCCAACCACCGCACGTGA
- the LOC128678063 gene encoding sodium/hydrogen exchanger 9B2-like isoform X4, with amino-acid sequence MSHSSLSCHYDSYLPSDSSLETDALNRHWNGRVTSTAEGPSRRKSNLHNAMAAEMDSSWDRPAHIEGRYKKYSTTSSIYSKKALSQQSEHVERSWWYACCQKCHQEESGIPSWEPPHWQKLCPYPLCPSYRTFAQTLSVLLIGLLAWLTVWIIMGDTAAPGGQLFMLTVLTICAYLGGWLLTKLTTLPSLIGMLVVGILMKNIGFVDFDPSYQKVCSYIRKIALTIILTRAGMDLDPTAMKKVFFTVIKLALIPWLFECILSAIMGNLLLGLPWDWAFLLGSIIAAVSPAVIVPCLFRLREKGYGVSKGIPTLVLAVSGIDDAASVAVFGIVSGVMFSASSMTLNIVKGPLSILGGIVFGFLCGYLVKYIPERNDAFLVPLRVLLLLAGGVVSVLGSEEVGWGGAGPLAVIAFAFMAGKNWSEQGWEIDDNPVATAFEIFWMFFEPMLFAVTGAQVVIAELPLQLVLVGSGILVVCAILRAILTSVCAVRSNLNTKEKIFVGLAWMAKATVQAALGPVAVDEVGKMLNVTDEKRAELMNYAEIVVTVCIMSIVITAPIGAIIITLTGPRLLSKTSKPPVLEGWRRSHRPSIRDISIIDEEELAERDAEADEPAAPPDSPDPASPAAAYSTPKPITVQPNHRT; translated from the exons ATGTCTCACAGTAGCCTCAGTTGTCATTACGACAGCTATCTACCATCGGATTCATCTCTCGAGACAGACGCACTCAATCGCCACTg GAATGGACGGGTTACAAGTACAGCAGAAGGGCCTTCGCGCCGCAAGAGCAATCTACACAATGCAATGGCGGCAGAAATGGACTCATCATGGg ACCGACCGGCGCATATAGAAGGCAGATATAAGAAGTATTCAACAACATCCTCAATTTATTCCAAGAAAGCTCTGTCACAGCAAAGTGAGCACGTCGAAag gTCCTGGTGGTACGCTTGTTGTCAAAAGTGTCATCAAGAAGAATCCGGAATTCCTTCTTGGGAACCACCTCATTGGCAGAAGTTATGCCCTTACCCACTATGCCCGTCATACAGGACTTTCGCCCAAACCCTATCAGTATTACTAatcg GTTTGCTTGCATGGCTGACTGTATGGATCATCATGGGAGACACCGCAGCCCCTGGCGGCCAGTTGTTCATGCTCACAGTGCTAACAATCTGCGCGTACTTAGGAGGATGGTTGTTGACCAAACTCACGACACTGCCATCTCTCATAGGCATGCTCGTAGTCggaattttaatgaaaaatattggcTTTGTTGACTTTGATCCATCCTACCAAAAAGTCTGTTCATATATAAG aaaaatagctttgacaattattttaacCAGAGCTGGGATGGATTTGGATCCTACGGCTAtgaaaaaagttttctttACTGTGATTAAGCTGGCTTTGATTCCATGGTTGTTCGAATGTATTTTGAGTGCTATAATGGGCAATCTGCTGCTTGGTTTACCATGGGATTGGG CATTTTTACTGGGCTCCATAATCGCAGCCGTGTCTCCTGCTGTCATCGTCCCCTGCTTATTCCGGCTACGTGAGAAGGGCTATGGCGTCTCGAAGGGTATTCCCACCTTGGTGCTAGCTGTTTCGGGTATTGACGATGCTGCCAGTGTTGCTGTGTTTGGAATCGTGTCAGGTGTTATGTTTTCCGCTTCATCGATGACCCTGAATATTGTGAAG GGACCTCTGAGTATTCTGGGCGGGATAGTATTTGGCTTCCTGTGCGGATATCTAGTAAAGTATATACCGGAGAGGAATGACGCGTTCTTGGTGCCGTTGCGGGTGCTGTTGCTGTTGGCCGGCGGCGTGGTGTCGGTGCTGGGCTCCGAGGAGGTCGGCTGGGGAGGCGCTG GGCCACTTGCAGTGATTGCCTTCGCCTTTATGGCTGGTAAGAACTGGAGTGAACAGGGATGGGAAATAGACGACAATCCGGTCGCCACTGCCTTCGAAATATTCTGGATGTTCTTTGAGCCTATGCTGTTTGCTGTGACCGGTGCCCAGGTCGTG ATAGCCGAGCTACCATTACAGCTGGTATTAGTGGGCAGTGGGATTCTGGTAGTGTGTGCGATACTGCGTGCCATCCTCACTAGCGTGTGTGCGGTGCGCAGCAACTTGAACACCAAGGAAAAGATCTTCGTGGGACTGGCGTGGATGGCCAAAGCAACTGTACAG GCTGCCTTAGGTCCTGTAGCTGTCGACGAAGTGGGTAAGATGTTGAATGTGACCGACGAGAAGCGGGCTGAGCTAATGAACTACGCCGAGATCGTGGTCACAGTATGCATCATGTCCATTGTAATCACCGCACCCATCGGAGCCATTATCATTACGCTCACTGGACCCCGATTGCTGTCCAAGACGTCCAAACCACCTGTACTCGAag GTTGGCGGCGGTCCCACCGGCCTTCCATCCGAGACATCTCCATCATCGACGAGGAAGAGCTGGCGGAGCGCGACGCAGAGGCGGACGAGCCAGCCGCGCCGCCCGATAGCCCAGACCCGGCGTCGCCCGCCGCTGCCTACAGCACGCCCAAACCCATCACCGTCCAACCCAACCACCGCACGTGA